The Pseudanabaena yagii GIHE-NHR1 genome segment TAAACTCCATATACTTATCCCACAATGCCCCAATATTTAAAGCCTGTTGACTATAATTCATAGTCACAGTTTTTAAGTGGGTGGGACGATATTTATCTAGTGTGTAGTCAAATCGCTCCAGAACAATATCAGTCTGGATCTCTTGAGCTTTTGCTTCAGCAATTTTGAGATTGATTTTAGTATCTGACAGCCCAAGCGTTAAGTATTTCTGCTTGCCATCAAATAGCTGTCTTGGCAATCTCAGCCAGTCGTCATTGAAACACCTCGACGCTGACTGTGCCTTTGCTTTGACGCTCTTTAGATGCATACATATATTTGACTATGAACTCGTTTGCTTATGACTATGACAACAGAATTCATAGTCATATCATAGTCAAAACTAGGCTAAATGTGTCCAAAAGTGTCTAACGTGTAAGTATTTACACGGTGTAATTTAGTTGTAGTGGCTTGTGCGTCTTATCCAAGGTGTCGGAATTGAACCGACATATCAACGATTATGAGTCGTTTGCTTTACCAGTCAGCCAACCTTGGTAATATTGTGATTATAACCGTAAGTATTATATGCTATCAGCAAGCTACCTTGTAGGTTGCCCAAGGGAAATTTTAGCTAAACAAGTTTGTGATGGCAACAACCCGCCCCGAAAAGCCAGAAAAGCGTCTCCGTAAGAGAAAAAAAACACCTAAAAAGTTTAGGTTTAGTTATAGCCTTCTGCTGCTATTAGCAATGGTAGTTGTAGGTTCTGTAGCTGGTATTGTTGCTTATAGATTTGGGAAACAAGCCTTAGAGGGAGTTAATCCATCGCCTGCGGGGATTAAACTACCAAAGGTGAGTCCGTCCCCATCTGCTAAGCCTAAGGATGCACCAAAATCATCAACCTCTAGCCAAGATAGCAAAACTTCATTTTTGTTAGATGAAGCTGATATACTTGCCGAAATAAAAGCCCGATCGCAGCAGGAATTAGGTGGACTGACTCGCCCAGCCTATGTGGCAAAAGCCAATATTAGCGATCGCAAAAGGATCTATACCAGAGTTGATCGAGCCTATAACTCAATCCGTGAGCCATTAGCCATCTCTGCAAATGCCGATGAGCGAATTGCCGAGAGAATTGCCTTATTGCGCCAAACCGTCTATAGCCGTAGTCGTACTTATGAAAATGATTTTGAGCTAAATCGCCCGATCTCCAATAAGGCAAGCACGATGCCTGTATTATCGACATCTGTAGACATAGCACCAATACGCAGTCGATGGGAAGATCGTGATACGGCTTTAGTGAACTCCCAAAGAGTTAGCGATGTCGAAATCTTGACTAAACCAACCAGTAGTTTTTTTATTCCTGAACAACAACCTTCTCGTACTGAGATAAATCGACCTTAAAACAACAAAGGCGGTGCAAAGCACCGCCTTTGTTGTTTAGACTGTGCGAAGCACAGCACAGAAAGCTCATGTTGTTTTATATCGCTGCGAGTAGAGCTTCGCCCATGGCGATACATCCTAATTTTTCGCAACCATCCGCCATAATGTCGCCTGTACGCTTACCTGAATCAAGAACTTTATTGACTGCTGACTCGATCGCATCGGCTGCTGCACCTTCATTAAAGGCATAGCGCAACATCATTGCTGCACTCAAAACCTGTGCTAATGGATTGGCTAAATCTTTACCTGCAATGTCAGGAGCAGAACCATGCACAGGTTCAAATACCCCCGGTGCACCTGCCACCCCAAGGCTAGCTGAGGGCAACATACCAATACTACCCGTGAGCATCGCTGCCGCATCGGAGAGAATATCGCCAAAGAGATTACTAGTCAGAATTACGTCAAATTGCTTAGGATTGCGGATAATCTGCATCGTGGCATTATCCACATACATATGCGATAGCTTCACGTCAGGATAATCACTAGAAATTGCGGTTACACGCTCACGCCATAGCTGCGACACATCTAAAACATTGGACTTATCAACAGAGACAACGGAACCACGTCGTTTTTGAGCTGCTTCAAACCCAACTTTGGCAATGCGATCGATTTCTGGCTCGGTATACACCATCGTATTGAAGCCGCGACGCACACCATTCTCATCAGCAACAATTCCCTTAGGTTTACCAAAATAGATACCACCCGTAAGTTCGCGCACTACTAAAATATCTACGCCTTCGACAACTTCACGTTTTAAGGTGGAGGCATCAATTAATTGGGGCAAAATCTGAGCAGGACGTAAATTTGCAAATAGTTCCATCCCACCACGCAAGCCTAATAATGCTTGTTCAGGACGCAAATGTGATGGCATTGAGTCCCACTTGTCGCCTCCCACAGCAGCTAATAAAACCGCATCGCTATTTTTACATGATTGCAAAGTTTCATCGGGTAGGGGATGTCCCGTTGCATCGATCGCTGCTCCACCGATTAAAGCCGTCTCAAAAGCAAAGGTGAGATCAAATTTGGGAGCGATCGCCTGAAGTACCGCTACCGCCACTTTCATAATTTCAGGACCAATGCCATCACCAGGGAGGAGCGTAATTTTATAGTTTTTAGACATTACAAGATTAAATTCAAAATTGAATACAAAGACAGATTTCCTAACATAGCATTTTGAGTTTCTGATCACCACAAAGTGGCGACAGTCATCTCTGTGAGGATTTTGAGTTTTTATTTTGCCCTAGGCAAAATAAAAACTCTACACAGTCTATTGAGGGGTTATGTAACCCAAATAAATTTTGAAAAAGCTTGCTTCGCAAGCTTTTTCAAAATTTATTTGGGTTTTGAGAAAGCGCAAAGCGCTGTAAGGTAAAGTAGTCAGTACTTAAAAGTTAACGTCAGATTGGCGAGGGTGTTTACTAATGACGGCTGTATTGATCGATTTGAAGGCAAAATCTCCTCTTTATGTCGGTTTGTTATTTGGTGGACAGTCAGGCGAACATGATGTCTCGATCACATCGGCAAGAGCGATCGCCTCAGCCCTCAATCAAAACTCTCGTTACAAACTACAGCCTTTTTATATTCAACGCGATGGCACATGGCGCAGTCCCGATGTATCGCAACAAGTTTTAGATTCTAGCAAGGCTTTACAGGATGCAGAACTATTAACTAATGCGGCTTTTTTCTTGCCTACGGAAGTGCAACAAGTTGATCTTTGGTTCCCTGTTCTTCATGGACCAAATGGTGAAGATGGTACGGTGCAGGGGCTTTTACAACTAATGCATAAGCCCTATGTCGGGAATGGCGTGCTTGCCTCATCGGTCGGTATGGATAAAATCGCGATGAAGGCAATTTTCGCGAATGCGGGCTTGCCTCAGGTCAAATATGTGGCGCTAAATCGCTGGCAATGGCAACAGGATGAACTAGCTTGGAGTGAGCATATTGAAGCAACTCTCGGTTATCCCTGTTTTGTAAAGCCTTCTAATCTTGGTTCATCAGTGGGGATTTCTAAGGTGCGCGATCGCCAACAGTTAAAAGAAGCGATCGCCAGTGCTACTAGCTACGATCCAAGGATCATCATTGAGCAAGGTGTAACAGCCCGTGAAATCGAATGTGCGGTGCTCGGTAATGAGCAACCTCAAGCTTCGGCGATCGGTGAAATCACCTTCACCAGTGACTTCTATGATTATGAAACTAAGTACACCGCGGGGAAAGCCGATCTGATTATCCCCAGTCAATTGCCCGACAATGTGACTCAAGCAGTGCAGTCAATGGCAGTGAAAGCTTTCCAAACAGTAGCAGGTTCAGGTTTAGCCAGAGTCGATTTCTTTTATGTAGAAGCAACGGGAACGGTTTTAATCAATGAAATTAATACTTTCCCCGGATTTACTTCGCTGAGCATGTATCCTAAGCTATGGGAATATTCAGGAATTCCATTTACAGAACTATGCGATCGACTGGTAGATTTAGCTCTTGAGAAGTACTACTAAACCATACGGAAGGTGATTCAGGATGAGAATATCCCAACTTCCATCAAGTATTAATCCTTCGCAAAAGGTGCAAGTCATTGCTCCTAGTGGAGCCTTACGAGAATGGGAGCGCTTTGAACAGGGTGTAAAAATTTGGCGCGATCGCGGTTATGAATTGGGCATTCCTGAAGACTTAAGCCAACCTTGGGGCTATCTCGCAGGAACCGATGAGCAACGCTGTCAACAATTAATCGCCGCATGGAATGACCCTAAATCTGTGGCGATCGTTTGTGCGCGAGGAGGTTACGGCTCCATGCGGCTCATGGAAAAATTAGATTGGCAACAACTCCACGATCACCCGAAATGGCTAATTGGCTTCTCTGATATCACGGCTTTACTCTGGGGATTTGCTCAACATAAGGGTATTGGCGGCTTACATGCACCAGTGCTAACAACGTTAGGCAATGAACCTGCGCGATCGCAACAGCAGTTATTTGATTGGCTAGAGGGCAAGGTAAATGCGATTACTCTATCTGGCGAAGGGTGGAGTAATGGTAAAGCAACAGGTGTGCTTTTACCCGCAAATTTAACGCTCGCGACACATATCATCGGTACTGCGATTTGTCCCGATCTAGAGAATGTGATTTTAGCGATCGAGGATGTGGGGGAAGCACCCTATCGGGTTGATCGGATGTTAACCCATTGGCGCTGGTCTGGGCATTTACAAAAGCTCAAAGGCATTGCGATTGGTCGGTTTAGCCAAGCGGAAGTATCAACACCTAGTTTTCCAATGGAGGATGTATGGCGCGATCGCCTATCTGATTTAGGCATTCCCATTGTCAGTAATTTACCCTTTGGGCATGATGGTGAGAATGCCCCCTTACCAGTTGGTTGCATGGCTGAAATAGATAGCGATAATGGAACTCTTCGCTATAGTAGATAGAGAGGGATGATGCTTCGCATCATCCCTCTCTTCGCAGTTAAAATTAACTTCTAACTTCATTAATCACCTTTATGACTTGGCAATGGTTCAATCTTGCATTTAAACTTCAAGGATCGGTCGCACCGATTGTTTTGCCAAGAACACTTGTTTTTGTAGGATTTGCCCTTTGCGTTTCTCTAGTTGACTGTTACATGCCAGAGATATCGCTCAATGCTTTAGGAGATCTTACAAATAATGTGGTTTTCAATCTAGTTTTAGGTTTGCTGTTAGTCTTTCGGACAAATACTGCCTATGATCGCTACTGGGAAGGTCGCAAAGCATGGGGAACCTTAGTAGTCAATATTCGGAATTTGTCGAGGTTAATGCAAATTGCCATTAAATGCCCTGAAGGCGAACCAAAGCAACAAAAAGAGCAATCGATCAAGTTATTAACAGCTTTTGCGATCGCGACAAAATTACATCTTCGTAATGAGGAAATTAATCAAGATTTAGATGCAATTCTCACCGAAGCCGAAACTCAAAAATTAAAGGAGTCAAAGCATGTACCGCTAGAGTTAACTCTCTGGTTGGGCAACTATCTCCAACAACAAGTGCAAAGCGATCGCATAGATACTAATTATTTTGTGGCGATGAATAATAACCTTAATGCCCTAGTGGAAGGTTTAACCAGTTGCGAACGGATTCTCAAAACGCCATTACCCATTGCCTACAGTATCTATTTAAAGCGCCTAATTTTAATTTATTGCATCGGTTTACCATTCCATTTAGTGATCGATATCCATTGGCTCACAGCGATCGCAGTTGGCTTAGTTAGCTTTATTCTGATGGGAGTAGAGCAAATTGGCAATGAAATTGAGAATCCGTTTGGGCATGATTTTAATGACTTACCTATCGATGCAATTTGTGAAGGGATCACAGCCAATGTGGAACAGGCGATCGCTTTGCAGGATATAATTTAATCACTTAACTTAAATGATTATGAATTTATGCCCACATTATTGAGTCCTGCAATGATTTCTCTATCTACAGTATTCCCTTACCTCTTCCCTACGACAATCATCATTATTGCAGGAATCCTGAGCTGGCAATATTGGGCAAAAAGAAAACGCTATCAATCTCTTAAAGCATTACCTTCTCCGTTAGGACACTGGTTATTAGGCAATATTCCACAAGTATTGGCAGCAGTAAAGAAAAAACAATTTTTTCAACTACTGTTTGATTGGAGTAAGCAATATGGTTCTATCTATGTTTATTGGGCAGGTACGCCTGTTGTCATTTTAAGTAAGCCTTCAGTCATTGAAAGTACAGTTATTAATGGCATGAGAGATGGTAGTTTAATTCGGTCTCAAAATGCAACTCGTGCTTGGAATGATATTAGTGGCGAGATTTTACTCGGACAAAGTGGAGCAGAGTGGCAATGGCGACGCAAGGCTTGGAATCCAGAATTTAGTCCAGTGGGAATTTCGGCATATATTGGTGTTGTGGAGCAAGCCTGTTCGCAAATCACCAACAAAATTAAAGCCGATGTCTCTTCAGATGCAATTCCTGTTGATCGCTTGTTTGTGGAATTGACGATGCGGGTAATTGCTAGCTTATTGTTAGGCATTCCTGTAGATAGCAAAGTTGTTAGTCCTGAAGGAGCGCCCCTCGATGTTCCCAAAGTCTACGAAGCAATGTCAGTGCTGGGCTATCGATTTCTGCGCGTCGCCACCAGTGAAAATCCTTGGATGAAATATTTGCCTACCCAATCGTCCCGTGATTATTGGGCAGCCCGACGATATATTGAACAATTTCTCACTCCTCGTGTAGACCTTGCTCTGCAACTCAGAGATCAACAGGTTAAAGATTCCAGTTCAATTTCTACTCTATTCCAAGAGTCAATGCTGGTCAAAATTACCTCTAAGGAACCTCGCTACACAAGGGAGACATTAATTGCCGAAGTAATTGAGTTAATGATTGCTGGGACTGATACCACAGCGCATACTCTATCCTTTGCTGTTGGTGAATTAGCCGCCCACCCAGAGGTTTTCCAGAAGGCACAGGCGATCGCCGATCAGGTATGGCAAAAGCATGGAGCAATCTCTATCGAAAGTCTAAAAGAACTTAACTATATCCGCGCCATTGTTAAAGAAACCCTTCGCCTTTATTCCGTTGCATCTGGTTCTACATCGTTACAAGCGATCAAACAAACCACCATTGAGGGAATTACTATTCCTGTAGGCACAAAAATATTTTGGTCGATGTTAGCTGCTGGCAGGGATGCTGAAACCTATGCCCAGCCTGACAAATTTTTACCAGAGCGTTGGCTCGAAGAAGGGCATGGAAGTCTTTCGCTACCGATGATTGATTTTGGATCAGGTTCTCATCGTTGTCTCGGTGAACATTTAGCAATGTTAGAAGCAACGATTATGTTGGTGCAACTGTTACGGCAATTTGATTGGGAGTTGGTCAACGGTCGTGCATCCCTAGAAAATCTCCAACAGAACCTACTGATTTACCCTTCAGATGGTATGCCTTTGCGATTTCGCTTGAGGGAATCTATAAGCATTTAGACTTTGTCCTTTACTTCAAAAATAATGCGATTGCTTTGCAAAATATTATTGATTTGATTGAGAACTGCAAAATCTTCTTCAGGCAGATTTGGACTATATGATAGTTGCGGATTCTTTTCTAAAAAGCTAAAGGCTCGGCGAAAATCAGTAGGTGTTGCTGCGATCGCATTATCAAAGTGGCAAGGAACAATCCGCACAAAATTCCAGCTAGCAACCTGATCCGCCCATGCAATTACCGTTTGCGGATCGCGATTGAGAATAAGAGTTTGCAAGATTGGCGCGACGAAAATACGTCCATTGCCGCGTAGAGCCTCAAAGGACTGATACCAGTTATATTTCCAGCGAAAAGGAAATAGACCGAAAAAGGCTTTGCGCGATCGCTCTGGGGCTTTGGTAATATCTAGTAAAGCTTGGAAAAAGGAAACAGTTTCCAAAACTTGGGGACGGAAATAGAATAGAAATAGAGCCGTTCTTTGCCAACCGCGAATCCGATTCACTTCTGTATCGACAATGGGTTCATCCGCACCATCTCTAGCATGAAATAGTAATGGATAGGGATCGATTTGTAATATTTCTGGTGGCTTTTCAGGAACAGACACGATCGTATCCGTCACTAAAAGAGTCTGCGATCGCTTATCAAATAGCGCTACTTCCGCAAATTTTCCTAAGCCCAGTTCGATCGAACCTAAAACTGCATAGTCAAACTGATCGGCAAAGGGAACCTTTGAGCTATCTTCAGGCAACAGCGATGTGCGTCCCCAAGGTAAACCTAACCAACTAAGCGGCAAATTGAATGGGAAGCTCCATTGGTGCGGCGAGACATAAACGTGAGCCTTGGGAAACTGCCGTGCAAAGGGACCCACAAACACCTTATGCTCAATTCCTGACACTGTTGGCAAAATGATGTATTTGACCTCGCCATGCTCGTTGACTAACTCATTAACGAGGCGAATACATTCAGGAGTCGGAGCAACGGGCGCATATACCAGCAGTCCCCCAGCCGACAACTTTACTACCGTCATTCTGATCGGTACGACTACATAAAAAATCCCCTGAATCTGCTCGAAAGACCAGATCGCATCCTTGACAATTTCTTTGCGAATAGTGCGTCTCTGACCATAGGGATAAAGCGGCACAACCTGCCAAAATTTCCACGACCAGTCCTTTGGGCTGCTTGGCTCATGCTCAGACTTGTGATGTGTTGCTTGGGCAGTCATTAACCTCGCTCTCAGTACGCATACTATTTACAGTGCAAATATCATAATGCGATCGCTATCCCCAATCAAACTTTCATTAAATAATCGCATGTTTTGCGTGAGCTGTAAGTACGTCAGTTTAATAAATCCAAAAGAAGCTGATTTGACCGCTTTGCGGTCAAATCAGCTTCTTTTGGGTTTTACAGGAATGGTAGGACTCGAACCTACACAGATCGATTTAGAAGATCGATGCCCCTCCATTAGGCGACATTCCCAAATAAGAATAGAGAGTGGGCTTTGCCCACTCTCTATTCTTAAAGTAAGCGCTTTGCTTCGCATAGCAACCCTGTTTCAGGATGAACATAAAATTCGTCATACCTTCTACCAAAACATCCATCACCAAGGTAGCGAGGTTGATATGGCTTACGGCAGGGCTTACCATCGACGATTTCGACATAGCGTTCCACATACTGCCAGAGATGCGTAACCACATGCTGTCCAGTCACAGTTCTTTGGTCAAGGCGATCACATAGTTTGCTATACACCAGATCCCAAGGTTGACTAACATGCGATCGCAAAAATCGCCGTAATGGAGCCAGATGATCGGAGAAGTATTTGGTTTTCTGTCTCACCTTGATTAAGTAGGGACTGAGTAAACCATCTTCGCTAGCTTCAAGGGTTAGGAGATCGAGTTTCTTGCGCTCACCTTTTAATCTGCGGGAGCTTTGTCTCATACCACCACGCGGACGTTCGATCACAATTTCTTCTAGGCGATGTTCGCTCATAGTCTCAAATAGGCTTTGTTGCATGAATAAAAAGAAGCCAAAAGATGGAGGATCTTAGAAAATTAACGAACAACAGGAGAGGAGAGAGGTTTAGCCAGTTGAATCATGCGATTAAGAGCAGCACATTTGATGAACAACTCAACCGCCTGATTGTCAAATTTACGAGAACATAAAGTAGCACCAAAGATTTTTTTGAAACGAAACATCGTAGTTTCTGCCAAAGAGCGCCGATGATAACCTGAGTCACGTTTCCATTTTTTACGCCCATGTTTACGGATATAACGGAGATTTTGGTCACGCGGATGTGGTGGAGCATTGGTATTGCCATGCTGCCAGATTTTGGCATCTTTGCGCGGAGGAATCACGGCTTTAGCACCATGTTGGGCAATCTCGTCATAACAATGACGATGGTCATAAGCTCCATCTGCGGAAACTTGAGCAATTTCAGCATCAATCGCATCGAGAATATCGGCGAGTACTTCTCCATCGTGGCAATCATTCGTGGTGACGACCGCAGCCAGTATTTCTCCTGTTGATTCATCGGCTCCTAGGTGTAATTTGCGCCATGTCCGTCTCTTACTAATTCCATGCTGCCGTGTTTTCCATTCCCCTTCGCCGTATACTTTGATCCCTGTCGAATCAACTACTACATGCACTGCTCCCTGTTTCGGGATTACTGGTAAGGTCACACTTAAACTT includes the following:
- a CDS encoding cytochrome P450, with product MPTLLSPAMISLSTVFPYLFPTTIIIIAGILSWQYWAKRKRYQSLKALPSPLGHWLLGNIPQVLAAVKKKQFFQLLFDWSKQYGSIYVYWAGTPVVILSKPSVIESTVINGMRDGSLIRSQNATRAWNDISGEILLGQSGAEWQWRRKAWNPEFSPVGISAYIGVVEQACSQITNKIKADVSSDAIPVDRLFVELTMRVIASLLLGIPVDSKVVSPEGAPLDVPKVYEAMSVLGYRFLRVATSENPWMKYLPTQSSRDYWAARRYIEQFLTPRVDLALQLRDQQVKDSSSISTLFQESMLVKITSKEPRYTRETLIAEVIELMIAGTDTTAHTLSFAVGELAAHPEVFQKAQAIADQVWQKHGAISIESLKELNYIRAIVKETLRLYSVASGSTSLQAIKQTTIEGITIPVGTKIFWSMLAAGRDAETYAQPDKFLPERWLEEGHGSLSLPMIDFGSGSHRCLGEHLAMLEATIMLVQLLRQFDWELVNGRASLENLQQNLLIYPSDGMPLRFRLRESISI
- a CDS encoding S66 peptidase family protein, whose protein sequence is MRISQLPSSINPSQKVQVIAPSGALREWERFEQGVKIWRDRGYELGIPEDLSQPWGYLAGTDEQRCQQLIAAWNDPKSVAIVCARGGYGSMRLMEKLDWQQLHDHPKWLIGFSDITALLWGFAQHKGIGGLHAPVLTTLGNEPARSQQQLFDWLEGKVNAITLSGEGWSNGKATGVLLPANLTLATHIIGTAICPDLENVILAIEDVGEAPYRVDRMLTHWRWSGHLQKLKGIAIGRFSQAEVSTPSFPMEDVWRDRLSDLGIPIVSNLPFGHDGENAPLPVGCMAEIDSDNGTLRYSR
- a CDS encoding bestrophin family protein, whose translation is MTWQWFNLAFKLQGSVAPIVLPRTLVFVGFALCVSLVDCYMPEISLNALGDLTNNVVFNLVLGLLLVFRTNTAYDRYWEGRKAWGTLVVNIRNLSRLMQIAIKCPEGEPKQQKEQSIKLLTAFAIATKLHLRNEEINQDLDAILTEAETQKLKESKHVPLELTLWLGNYLQQQVQSDRIDTNYFVAMNNNLNALVEGLTSCERILKTPLPIAYSIYLKRLILIYCIGLPFHLVIDIHWLTAIAVGLVSFILMGVEQIGNEIENPFGHDFNDLPIDAICEGITANVEQAIALQDII
- a CDS encoding DUF4336 domain-containing protein, whose translation is MTAQATHHKSEHEPSSPKDWSWKFWQVVPLYPYGQRRTIRKEIVKDAIWSFEQIQGIFYVVVPIRMTVVKLSAGGLLVYAPVAPTPECIRLVNELVNEHGEVKYIILPTVSGIEHKVFVGPFARQFPKAHVYVSPHQWSFPFNLPLSWLGLPWGRTSLLPEDSSKVPFADQFDYAVLGSIELGLGKFAEVALFDKRSQTLLVTDTIVSVPEKPPEILQIDPYPLLFHARDGADEPIVDTEVNRIRGWQRTALFLFYFRPQVLETVSFFQALLDITKAPERSRKAFFGLFPFRWKYNWYQSFEALRGNGRIFVAPILQTLILNRDPQTVIAWADQVASWNFVRIVPCHFDNAIAATPTDFRRAFSFLEKNPQLSYSPNLPEEDFAVLNQINNILQSNRIIFEVKDKV
- the leuB gene encoding 3-isopropylmalate dehydrogenase, whose amino-acid sequence is MSKNYKITLLPGDGIGPEIMKVAVAVLQAIAPKFDLTFAFETALIGGAAIDATGHPLPDETLQSCKNSDAVLLAAVGGDKWDSMPSHLRPEQALLGLRGGMELFANLRPAQILPQLIDASTLKREVVEGVDILVVRELTGGIYFGKPKGIVADENGVRRGFNTMVYTEPEIDRIAKVGFEAAQKRRGSVVSVDKSNVLDVSQLWRERVTAISSDYPDVKLSHMYVDNATMQIIRNPKQFDVILTSNLFGDILSDAAAMLTGSIGMLPSASLGVAGAPGVFEPVHGSAPDIAGKDLANPLAQVLSAAMMLRYAFNEGAAADAIESAVNKVLDSGKRTGDIMADGCEKLGCIAMGEALLAAI
- a CDS encoding D-alanine--D-alanine ligase family protein, translated to MTAVLIDLKAKSPLYVGLLFGGQSGEHDVSITSARAIASALNQNSRYKLQPFYIQRDGTWRSPDVSQQVLDSSKALQDAELLTNAAFFLPTEVQQVDLWFPVLHGPNGEDGTVQGLLQLMHKPYVGNGVLASSVGMDKIAMKAIFANAGLPQVKYVALNRWQWQQDELAWSEHIEATLGYPCFVKPSNLGSSVGISKVRDRQQLKEAIASATSYDPRIIIEQGVTAREIECAVLGNEQPQASAIGEITFTSDFYDYETKYTAGKADLIIPSQLPDNVTQAVQSMAVKAFQTVAGSGLARVDFFYVEATGTVLINEINTFPGFTSLSMYPKLWEYSGIPFTELCDRLVDLALEKYY
- a CDS encoding IS5 family transposase, whose translation is MTQKHEIRNWTEYNAGLKQRGSLTFWMSEEVIEGWLNQTLSGKRGASKDYSDIAIATFITVKAVYQQAGRQTQGLLESIFALMGIDLPVPDHSTVSRRTASLSVTLPVIPKQGAVHVVVDSTGIKVYGEGEWKTRQHGISKRRTWRKLHLGADESTGEILAAVVTTNDCHDGEVLADILDAIDAEIAQVSADGAYDHRHCYDEIAQHGAKAVIPPRKDAKIWQHGNTNAPPHPRDQNLRYIRKHGRKKWKRDSGYHRRSLAETTMFRFKKIFGATLCSRKFDNQAVELFIKCAALNRMIQLAKPLSSPVVR